The window GGCGGCGGCCTTGCGCTTCGGTGCGGCCTTCTTCTTGGCGGCAGCCTTGCGCTTCGGTGCGGCCTTCTTCTTGGCGGCGGCCTTGCGCTTCGGTGCGGCCTTCTTCTTGGCGGCAGCCTTGCGCTTCGGTGCGGCCTTCTTCTTGGCGGCGGCCTTGCGCTTCGGTGCGGCCTTCTTCTTGGCGGCGGCCTTGCGCTTCGGTGCGGCCTTCTTCTTGGCGGCGGCCTTGCGCTTCGGTGCGGCCTTCTTCTTCGCTACCGCCTTTTTCTTGGCGGTGACCTTCTTTTTCGGTGCTGCCTTCTTAGCGGCAGATTTTTTGATACGTGATTTGGAAGTGGATTTCTTTTTGGATGCGGATTTTTTTACGGCCATGAGCTGCTCTCCAAGGCTTAAGTCAGAACCCGCGTCTGAGTATAAACAAGTTGAATGGAAATACTAGTAAATATTGTTGTTTTTGAATGCTGTTTGTGCTTGTAAAAGCAGTAATGCAATTCGGTTAGCTTCCTCGTGCTGCGAGCGCCTCTTCGTTGTATGCGGCGTCGGCGGTGGTGATGATTTTTTCGACCATGCGGAAGCCTTCGACGGGTGCATCGTCCGCCATGTATTTGAGACGAACGGCAGAGAGTGACTTCACGAAATCGACGCGTTCGATTTCCTGCTCGACCGAGGTGATGTCGGCGTGGGTGGCGGAGGATTTGATGATTTCGCCGGCCAACGCGTCCTGGTGTTTGTCGGTCAGCGCTTTCTCCAGGGTTTCGGCTGGTGAGCCGTCCAGGATCGTGTAGTCGGCGTGGGCATCCAGGTAGGTCAAGAGGTCACCATATTTCATTGTGTCAGGCTCCTAAATGAATGAAGGTCTGTGTCGGGTTCAGCCTGCCAGCAGCCCTTCGTGAGGGTCTGTATGGCAGGTTTCGGCGACGCGCTGCAGGTAGTACATGAGATCGATGGGTAGCGAGATGCCATCCAGGATCTGCACCGGATAGAGGTCCGCAAAAAGCAGGACGTCCGCCACGCTGATCGCCCCCATGTAGAAGCGGTGTTTGGCCAGATGTCGGCTGAGTGCCCCGAGGTTGGTGATCCTGTCCAGTTGCGCATAGCCGTCGTAGCGATCGTTCGCCAGCGCTTCCAGGCTCATGCCGAAGCGCTGCTGGACATCCGCCTTGTAGGCGTGCAACGCCGCTTCGTCGGCGCCGATATCGCGGTATGCCGGCCGCACAGGGGCATATAGCCGTTCCAGCACCGCATCCACCTGCTCGCGCCAACCGAGCAGCGCATCCCAGGCTGCACGATCGATGCGATCGTTGACCAGCGGCGGGGTATCCGGAAACAGTTCGTCGATCTGCCAGAGGATTTGTAGCGAGTCGGTGTGCAGCTGTCCATTTCCCATACGCAGGACGGGGGTGACCCGGGCGACGCCCAGATCGAAGAAGGTTTCGTCGTCGTGGTAGTCGACAGCCACATCGCGGTATGGCACTTGCTTGTAGCTGAGTGCCAGTCGGACACGCTGGGCGGCTGGCGAGGACCAGAAATGATAAAGCTCGGTCATTCCAGAGACAGGATCAGATGCCACTGGTCCTCGGTGACCGGCATGATGGACAGCCGGTTGCCCTTGCGCACCAGGAGCATGTCGCCAAGGGCGGGGTTTGCCTTGAGCTCGGCCAGAGTGATGGTGCGCTTGAGCTTGCGTTTGAAGCGCACGTCGACCAGATACCAGCGGGGATTATCGGGGTCGGATTTGGGATCGTAGTATTTCGTTTCCGGGTCAAAGGCCGTCGGGTCGGGGTAGCCTTCGCGGGCAACTGTCATGATGCCGACGATCCCGGGCTCGTCGCAGTTCGAGTGATAGAAGAAGACCTGGTCGCCCTTTTTCATCTGGTCGCGCATCATGTTGCGGGCCTGGTAGTTGCGTACGCCATCCCAGGGTTCGACCTTGACGCGCTTGAGGTCGTCGATGCCGAAAGCATCTGGTTCGGATTTCATCAGCCAGTATTGCATCGTCAGCTCCTTGGAATCGGGCGGCAGTATAGGTCACTTCAGAAATGACGCCAGCCCTGCTCGGTCACCACGCCGTGGAGGGGAATGTCCCATGGCTGGGCTGTCAGGCCGGACACTTCCTGGAATCCGTAGGCGCAACCGAGCAGATAGGGTTTGCGCCACTGGCCACGACGGCGCAGGAAGGCGAAGGTGCGGTCGTAATAACCCTTGCCCATACCGAGGCGGTGCCCGTTTGCGTCGAAGGCGACCAGCGGGGTGATGACCAGATCGAGGCGGCTGGGCGGACGCGGGGTATGCCCGTTCAGGACCGGTTCCGGAATGCCGAATCGGTTGCGATGCAGCGGGGTGTCCTGGTCCCAGGGCAGAAACCACAGGCCATGCTGGACAAGCGGTGCGAGCACCGGGAGATAGACGCGCTTGCCGAGCCTGCGGGCCTGGGCGACGAGTCCCAGTGGGTCGGCTTCGCCTCGTACGGGCAGATAGACCGCAACATGGCGGGCATGCAGGAATCGGGGGGTGCGAAGGATGGTGTCGGCGATGCGCGCGGCCGCGTGCCGGCGCTGCGCCTCGTCCAGGGCGGCGCGACGGTGACGGAGTTCTCGGCGCAGGGTGACGTTGTCAGTCGTCACGGGACAAGGATTTGG is drawn from Gammaproteobacteria bacterium and contains these coding sequences:
- a CDS encoding EVE domain-containing protein, whose product is MQYWLMKSEPDAFGIDDLKRVKVEPWDGVRNYQARNMMRDQMKKGDQVFFYHSNCDEPGIVGIMTVAREGYPDPTAFDPETKYYDPKSDPDNPRWYLVDVRFKRKLKRTITLAELKANPALGDMLLVRKGNRLSIMPVTEDQWHLILSLE
- a CDS encoding glutathione S-transferase family protein, whose translation is MTELYHFWSSPAAQRVRLALSYKQVPYRDVAVDYHDDETFFDLGVARVTPVLRMGNGQLHTDSLQILWQIDELFPDTPPLVNDRIDRAAWDALLGWREQVDAVLERLYAPVRPAYRDIGADEAALHAYKADVQQRFGMSLEALANDRYDGYAQLDRITNLGALSRHLAKHRFYMGAISVADVLLFADLYPVQILDGISLPIDLMYYLQRVAETCHTDPHEGLLAG
- a CDS encoding 5-formyltetrahydrofolate cyclo-ligase; translated protein: MTTDNVTLRRELRHRRAALDEAQRRHAAARIADTILRTPRFLHARHVAVYLPVRGEADPLGLVAQARRLGKRVYLPVLAPLVQHGLWFLPWDQDTPLHRNRFGIPEPVLNGHTPRPPSRLDLVITPLVAFDANGHRLGMGKGYYDRTFAFLRRRGQWRKPYLLGCAYGFQEVSGLTAQPWDIPLHGVVTEQGWRHF